A segment of the Candidatus Izimaplasma bacterium HR1 genome:
ATAAAATATCATAACCATAACTATCTGCCTCTTTAGCAACCCATTTTATCTTATCTGCGAGATCTTTTCTTCCTCGCATAATAAGGTAATTTTTCTCATAAGCTTCAACTAGTTTTTCTGCAGCTAGACCTTTCTTGATATCTCGTTCTGCTTTTTTCAAGAAGTCTGTTTTTTTATAATGGACTTTTTTTCTTCTAGATTTAGGTTTGTTTGATTTTAATGGGGGTTTTTGTTCAAGGATTATTAATTCTGCTTCATCTAATCCTTCTTCCTCCATTACTAATTCAATCATCTGTTCTTCATCTTTAGTGACTTCAAACACTTGTTTCATTACATCGGTTTTATATTCATTGCCAATAAACTGGTTTAAATACTCTCCTAAATCAGAACCGATCTCATATAAATACCCAACATTACCGTTTCCTGTTTTGTGATTAAAAGGACTATACTTTTTAGGAAGCATCGGTCTAATTTCATTGATGTATTCTTTTATTTTAATACCATCCTCAATAAAATAGTAATCTACATTAACAAGCCAACCATCTCTTACCCACAAATCATTGTCAAATGGATTAGGAGAGATTATTGCCTTATCTTCTATAGTACCTCTTGCTTTCAATTTGTTCCCTACAATACTATACACAATGTCTCCTGGTTTACAGTTGGTTAATGTTTCCCAGTGAAATAAAGCTTTACTTCCATCTTTTCCTTTTATGGGTGCCCATAAAATCCCTTCACTAAATTCTTCCTTATATGTCTTCCCTTGGAAAACAATAAAATAGTTATGAGATCTTTTACTGTGTTTTCTTACTAATCTAAACTCCTGATGTAATGTTGATTTACTATACCTTGATTCAAAATAGACTACACCGGAATGAGAAGATAATTCTCTATCTTTAGAATGATTAAAAATCGTCTTATTTATCTTTGATGTCTTACTCTCATATTGAGTATAATTCATAAATACATTTTTACCAATATCGCTATTCAATATGTATTCTTGAATATCACTCAGTTTTATATAATCCTTCTCATATAAGTAACTAATAATTAATTCTAACAATATCTCTTCTTGAGTCATATCAATCTCCCCTTTTATAGCACCTCTAGCTTTTTCACTATTGGTATATCAGCTTCCGCCCATTCTAATTGATACAGTTCCATTTTATCTAACCATTTAAAATCCTCGTGCTCATTCAATACTAAATTTCCACTATACTCTTCAATCAAATAGCAATGCATCGTTAAGTGAAATAAATTGTACTGGTGTTTAACAGTAATAAGATGTCGAATAATCACTACATCTATTTCTAGTTCTTCGTTCAACTCTCTAATTAAAGCTTCATTATGTGTTTCACCTTGTTCAATTTTTCCTCCAGGAAACTCCCATTTTAATGCTAGTTCCCCTTTGTTTTTACGTTGACAACAAAGTATCTTATTGTCTTTATTAATTATTACTCCTGCAACTACTTCTATATGCTTCATAAAATCACCATCCTCATTATAACATATACATTTATATTATTTGCATTTGCTTAAGAAAAGACCGACATTGTCGGTCTGATAGTATATTTAATAATCGACATTATGCTAGCTGCATTTCATTTGTGATACACCTCATAGTATCGTATTCCCAAGAAGAAAAACCTTACCTAATATATGCCTTTTGCCAAACCATCACAACTAGTGTAAAAACCCAATTAAGTTATACTGAGGAGTATATACGACAAAAGGTAGATATAAATCTACATTTTATCTTTTTGGGTATTCTTATGTGTTATAATTATGGTAAGTTTGTGCAACTAGTA
Coding sequences within it:
- the nudG gene encoding CTP pyrophosphohydrolase, which encodes MKHIEVVAGVIINKDNKILCCQRKNKGELALKWEFPGGKIEQGETHNEALIRELNEELEIDVVIIRHLITVKHQYNLFHLTMHCYLIEEYSGNLVLNEHEDFKWLDKMELYQLEWAEADIPIVKKLEVL